The proteins below are encoded in one region of Sulfolobus islandicus Y.N.15.51:
- the rfbC gene encoding dTDP-4-dehydrorhamnose 3,5-epimerase, translated as MPFEFEELGLGVILIKPKAFPDNRGYFKEIFKESEFRKMNIPTPLQANVSFSKPGVVRGLHYQLPPKEQGKIVTVMKGRIIDVAVDIRKKSKSFGKYVYAELNEDNHYMLWIPPGFAHGFQALEDSTVLYFVTHNEYSSYHERCINYTMIDWPIKSVIVSEKDAKCPPLERAEVFEDW; from the coding sequence ATGCCATTTGAATTTGAGGAACTAGGCTTAGGTGTGATTTTAATAAAGCCTAAAGCATTTCCAGATAATAGGGGTTATTTTAAGGAAATATTTAAGGAATCCGAATTTAGGAAAATGAATATTCCTACTCCTCTACAAGCTAACGTTTCATTTTCTAAACCTGGAGTCGTAAGGGGTTTGCATTACCAATTACCGCCGAAAGAACAAGGTAAGATAGTTACAGTAATGAAGGGAAGAATAATAGACGTAGCAGTAGATATAAGGAAGAAATCTAAAAGCTTTGGTAAGTACGTTTATGCCGAACTAAATGAGGATAACCATTACATGTTATGGATACCACCTGGATTTGCACACGGCTTCCAAGCACTAGAAGACTCTACGGTGTTATATTTCGTAACACATAATGAGTATTCGTCATACCACGAGAGGTGCATAAATTACACAATGATAGACTGGCCGATAAAAAGTGTAATAGTCAGCGAAAAAGATGCAAAATGCCCACCATTAGAGAGAGCTGAGGTATTTGAGGATTGGTGA